In Patescibacteria group bacterium, the DNA window TTACTGCTGCTTTGGTTAGAGAACCAAAGTAGTTGGTTTCTTTTCCCGGAGAGCCAACGCCTGATACAGCTATCTTGGTGTCTGTAGAAGAATTGAGGATTGTCTGGAGATACTTAACATCTATAGATGACATTCCCTGCTTCAGATTGTTTGTAAAGCTGAATGTGGAAGGAATGCCTGTGATAACTCCTGTCTCCCCTTTCAATTCCAGCAAAGCAACTTGAAGTTGCAAGATTGATTGTAATAACTCTGCAATCTTGGCTCTAAGTTGGGTTGCTGTCATTTGGGAGAGGGGA includes these proteins:
- a CDS encoding peptidoglycan-binding protein; this translates as PLSQMTATQLRAKIAELLQSILQLQVALLELKGETGVITGIPSTFSFTNNLKQGMSSIDVKYLQTILNSSTDTKIAVSGVGSPGKETNYFGSLTKAAVINFQNKYASGILTPVGLSQGTGYVGSSTRAKLNTLLGK